A stretch of Gymnodinialimonas phycosphaerae DNA encodes these proteins:
- a CDS encoding SulP family inorganic anion transporter, with protein MFNRIARFIPVLQWGRTYDRTAFSNDMIAALIVTIMLIPQSLAYAMLAGLPPEAGIYASIVPIILYAIFGTSRSLAVGPVAVVSLLTVSALAEVAEQGTAGYGVAALTLAFLSGAFLALTGILRLGFLANFLSHPVIAGFITASGILIAASQLKHILGIGAHGHTLPELLSSLASHLSDINGPTLVIGVAATAFLFWVRKGLKPLLKRLGAGATLADVATKAGPVFAVVATTLAVWVLNLDDLGVRIVGEVPQGLPPFTLPSLSMDLIRALWLPAVLISVIGFVESVSVAQTLAARKRQRIDPNQELIGLGAANLGAAFSGGFPVTGGFSRSVVNFDAGAETPAAGAFTALGLMLAAVALTPLVYYLPNATLAATIIVAVLGLVDLTILRKTWAYSRSDFMAVATTIALTLAFGVEIGVASGVVLSVALHLYKTSRPHVAEVGLVPGTQHFRNIHRHAVETVPEIVTLRVDQSLFFVNARFLEDLLQDRIRPGTDVKHVILMFSAVNEVDYSALESLEAINLRLKDMGIGLHLSEVKGPVMDRLKTSHLADALNGRIFLSQYDAWRALSRGGPSTDAA; from the coding sequence ATGTTCAACCGCATCGCACGCTTCATTCCCGTCCTCCAATGGGGGCGCACCTACGACCGCACGGCCTTCTCCAACGACATGATCGCCGCGCTGATCGTCACGATCATGCTGATCCCGCAGTCCCTGGCTTATGCGATGCTGGCCGGCCTGCCGCCCGAGGCGGGGATCTACGCCTCGATCGTGCCGATCATCCTGTACGCCATTTTCGGCACCAGCCGCTCGCTTGCCGTGGGGCCGGTGGCGGTTGTCTCATTGCTGACGGTTTCGGCCCTGGCAGAAGTGGCCGAGCAAGGCACGGCTGGCTACGGCGTCGCGGCGCTGACGCTGGCATTCCTGTCGGGGGCCTTCCTGGCCCTCACGGGGATCTTGCGGCTTGGGTTTCTGGCGAATTTCCTCAGTCATCCGGTGATTGCGGGCTTTATCACCGCCTCTGGCATTCTGATCGCTGCCAGCCAGTTGAAACATATTCTGGGCATTGGCGCCCATGGGCATACGCTGCCCGAGCTGCTGAGCTCCCTCGCATCGCATCTGTCGGATATCAATGGCCCCACGTTGGTGATTGGCGTGGCGGCCACCGCGTTCCTGTTCTGGGTCCGCAAGGGGTTGAAGCCGTTGCTGAAGCGTCTGGGCGCAGGGGCGACACTCGCCGATGTGGCGACCAAGGCGGGCCCGGTTTTCGCCGTCGTGGCAACTACGTTGGCCGTTTGGGTCTTGAACCTGGACGACCTAGGCGTCCGCATCGTGGGCGAGGTGCCGCAGGGCTTGCCGCCCTTCACCTTGCCGAGCCTGTCGATGGATCTGATCCGCGCGCTTTGGCTGCCTGCGGTTCTGATTTCGGTCATCGGCTTCGTCGAATCCGTCTCGGTCGCGCAAACGCTGGCCGCGCGCAAACGTCAGCGTATCGACCCCAACCAAGAGCTGATTGGCCTTGGCGCCGCGAACCTTGGCGCGGCGTTTTCCGGCGGTTTCCCGGTGACGGGTGGCTTCTCTCGCTCTGTTGTGAACTTCGACGCCGGGGCAGAGACGCCCGCCGCGGGCGCCTTCACCGCCCTTGGCTTGATGCTGGCCGCCGTGGCGCTGACGCCCCTGGTTTACTACCTGCCCAACGCCACCCTTGCGGCGACGATCATCGTCGCGGTCCTGGGCCTCGTGGATCTGACGATCCTGAGGAAAACGTGGGCCTATTCTCGGTCAGACTTCATGGCGGTCGCCACCACGATCGCCCTGACGCTAGCTTTCGGAGTCGAGATCGGCGTGGCCTCTGGGGTCGTCCTGTCCGTGGCGCTGCATCTCTACAAAACCTCGCGCCCCCACGTGGCGGAGGTCGGGCTTGTGCCCGGCACCCAGCATTTCCGAAACATCCACCGCCACGCTGTCGAGACGGTCCCCGAGATCGTCACGCTACGCGTCGACCAAAGCTTGTTCTTCGTGAACGCAAGGTTCCTGGAGGATCTCTTGCAGGACCGTATCAGGCCGGGAACCGACGTGAAGCACGTCATCCTGATGTTCTCGGCCGTTAACGAGGTCGATTACTCTGCCCTCGAAAGCCTTGAGGCGATCAACCTGCGCCTGAAGGACATGGGTATCGGACTGCACCTGTCGGAGGTAAAGGGACCGGTGATGGACAGGCTCAAGACCTCTCACCTGGCGGATGCGCTGAATGGCCGGATTTTCCTGTCGCAATATGACGCATGGCGGGCGTTGTCGCGGGGCGGCCCCTCAACCGACGCGGCCTGA